The DNA region ATTTAGTAGGCAATTATGGTTGACACTGGCATAAGTACCGGCATAAAGTTCAAACCCGTTAGCTGCAGTGCTTTGCCACCCACGCTTCGGTGAGCTCGCGGAGCGTGACCACCCCGGGGTTCCGTGTGCTCGTGCGCCTTTCCACCAGCGTGAGCTGCGATTTCAGGTCGCCACGGCGGTGGGGCACTTCAGCTGGCGGGCCGGTTCTAAAGATGCGGCTATATCGGAACAATCAGCAGATCAACGACGATCGGACAGCCACGATGACGAGTCTTCCCATTCGAACGATGCTGGCGACGGGCGCCGCGCTCACTCTCGCCCTCTCGGGTTGCGCCTCAGGATCCTCTGGCTCCGACTTCTCCGGCGCACCGGTGCGCTGGATCATCCCGAGTTCTCCCGGTGGCGGCTTCGACACCACGACCCGCCAACTCGAACCGTTCTTCGCCGAAGCGCTGGGTACCACAGCCGAGGTGGAGAACCGCGAAGGCGGTGGCCAGGCCATCGGAGCGCAGGTGATGCTGACCGACGGTGCCGACTGCACGAGCGTCGTCACCCACGGCGTGCCGCACCTGATGTTCTCCTACATGACACAGGACGTGGATTTCGACCTGGACAGCTTCGCCCCGATCGGCGGCATCAGCATCGAACCCGGGATCATCCGCGTGATGAACGATGCACCGTGGCAGAACATCCAGGAGTTCGTCGACGACGCCGGAGCCCGGCCGGGCCAGGTCAAGATGAGCGTCTCCCTGCTCCAGAGCAACAACTACATCGCGCTGCTGCAGATGGAACGCGAATTGGGAATCGATCTGAACATCATCGGCTACGACGGAGGCGGTCCCTCGCGTACCGCCTTGGTCAGCGGCGAGGTCGACGGCACCCACGCCGGGGTGTTCAACAGCCTGGCCATCGCCGACGACTCCCGGGTGCTCGCGGTGACCCAGCCGGAGAACAAGTGGCCCGAGGTCACCAACGATGCACCGCCCATCAACGAGGCACTCCCCGTGGAGTTGCCCGCCAACGCGTCCAACTACGGTTTGTTCGCGTCGGCAGAGTGCCGCGACAACAACCCTGAGCGCTATCAGGCGCTCGTCGACGCGCTGAAGACGTCGTTGGAGAACGAGGAGTATCTGGCCACACTCGCGGAACTCGGCGAGGAATCGAAGATCTCCTACCTGACGCCCGATGAGCTCTCCGACCTCGCCCAGGAGTCCCAGACCGAAATCGAGCAGCTCCTCGAGGCGAACCCGAACGCGTTCTCCGGCTGAGCGATCGGTCCGGGGAAAACTGAGCTACCTGAATCCTGTTGTCCAGAAGCTACATTCAGTGCTATCGCGGAGAAGTCGAGGTTCGTTGACGATTGTCGAACGGCTCAGAGGAACGGGTTGCTGTTCGCCTGCCACTCGGCCGATTGCGGGCGCGGGCCGAACCGCCGCACGTAGTCCTCGTCGATGTGCGCCTTCTTCTTGCGGTTGATCACGTCGACCAGGTTCGGGTCGAGACCGTGTTGCGCAAGCCGGTGGCGACGCCACACCTTGTTGAGCGCCAGCGCCATCAACAGGCTCCAGGTGTAGATCGGCACCGTCATCTCCAGATGCACATACAGCGACGCCGGCAGCAGCCACAGCGGAGCGAGCAGGAAGAACGGCGGGATCGCCATCCGGATCATGTGCCGCCGAACCGCCCCCTGCGCGGCGAGATCCTCGGCCACCCAGGTCCGCATCGAGGCCGGCAGGCGACGACCGTATGAGTAGCCGATGTACTGCAGAAATGACGGTCTGTCCGTGGCCATGATCGCTCCCTGTCGTTCTTCGTCTTCAAGTATCTACAGAGCGCCGGCTGCGAG from Mycobacterium sp. DL includes:
- a CDS encoding tripartite tricarboxylate transporter substrate binding protein, with translation MLATGAALTLALSGCASGSSGSDFSGAPVRWIIPSSPGGGFDTTTRQLEPFFAEALGTTAEVENREGGGQAIGAQVMLTDGADCTSVVTHGVPHLMFSYMTQDVDFDLDSFAPIGGISIEPGIIRVMNDAPWQNIQEFVDDAGARPGQVKMSVSLLQSNNYIALLQMERELGIDLNIIGYDGGGPSRTALVSGEVDGTHAGVFNSLAIADDSRVLAVTQPENKWPEVTNDAPPINEALPVELPANASNYGLFASAECRDNNPERYQALVDALKTSLENEEYLATLAELGEESKISYLTPDELSDLAQESQTEIEQLLEANPNAFSG
- a CDS encoding DUF5313 domain-containing protein, which translates into the protein MATDRPSFLQYIGYSYGRRLPASMRTWVAEDLAAQGAVRRHMIRMAIPPFFLLAPLWLLPASLYVHLEMTVPIYTWSLLMALALNKVWRRHRLAQHGLDPNLVDVINRKKKAHIDEDYVRRFGPRPQSAEWQANSNPFL